One window of Camelina sativa cultivar DH55 chromosome 4, Cs, whole genome shotgun sequence genomic DNA carries:
- the LOC104780747 gene encoding probable pectinesterase/pectinesterase inhibitor 34, translating into MGYERLGPSGQATGSVTNSTTTTTAPILNQVATSSQPENNHRRSKKKLVVSSIVLAIALILAAAIFAGVRSRLKLNQSVPGLARKPSQAISKACGLTRFPELCVDSLLDFPGSLDASSSKDLIHVTVNMTLHHFSHALYSSSSFSFVDMPPRARSAYDACVELLDDSVDALSRALSSVASSSAKSQDVTTWLSAALTNHDTCTEGFEDVDDGKVKDQMTAALKNLSELVSNCLAIFSASHEGDDFAGVPIQNRRLLGVVEEEGRDEKFPRWMKRREREILEMPVSQIQADIIVSKDGNGTCKTISEAIKKAPQNSTRRTIIYVKAGRYEENNLKVGRKKINLMFVGDGKGKTVISGGKSIFDNITTFHTASFAATGAGFIARDITFENWAGPAKHQAVALRIGADHAVIYRCNIIGYQDTLYVHSNRQFFRECDIYGTVDFIFGNAAVVLQNCSIYARKPMDLQKNTITAQNRKDPNQNTGISIHASRVLATSDLQTTNGSIQTFLGRPWKLFSRTVYMMSYIGGHVHTRGWLEWNTTFALDTLYYGEYMNSGPGSGLGQRVKWPGYRVINSTAEANRFTVAEFIYGSSWLPSTGVSFLAGLNI; encoded by the exons atggGATACGAAAGGCTCGGACCATCCGGACAGGCAACTGGTTCGGTCACAAActccactactactactacagcTCCGATCCTAAACCAAGTTGCCACATCGTCACAACCGGAGAACAACCATcggagaagcaagaagaagctTGTAGTGTCATCAATCGTCTTAGCCATCGCACTCATCCTCGCCGCCGCGATCTTCGCCGGAGTAAGATCACGTCTCAAACTAAACCAATCCGTCCCAGGCCTAGCTCGTAAACCAAGCCAAGCTATCTCTAAAGCTTGTGGATTAACACGTTTCCCCGAGTTATGCGTTGACTCACTCTTGGACTTCCCCGGCTCACTCGACGCTTCCTCTTCCAAAGATCTAATCCACGTGACGGTGAACATGACGCTTCACCACTTCAGCCACGCTCTCTACTCATCTTCATCCTTCTCCTTCGTCGACATGCCGCCACGTGCTCGCTCAGCTTACGACGCTTGCGTCGAGCTGCTAGACGATTCAGTGGACGCGCTCTCACGCGCTCTATCCTCAGTCGCATCATCCTCCGCGAAGTCGCAAGACGTTACGACGTGGCTTAGCGCGGCTCTGACGAACCACGACACGTGCACAGAAGGGTTCGAAGACGTCGACGACGGTAAAGTGAAGGATCAGATGACGGCGGCGTTAAAGAATCTCTCGGAGCTTGTTAGCAACTGTCTCGCGATATTCTCGGCGAGTCACGAAGGAGACGACTTCGCCGGAGTGCCGATACAGAACAGGAGGCTGTTGGgagtggtggaggaggagggaaGGGACGAGAAGTTCCCGAGATGGATGAAGAGAAGGGAGCGTGAGATATTGGAAATGCCGGTATCTCAGATACAAGCTGATATTATCGTCTCGAAAGACGGTAACGGCACGTGCAAAACCATATCGGAAGCTATCAAGAAAGCTCCTCAGAACAGTACTCGCCGGACTATCATCTACGTCAAGGCCGGAAG ATATGAAGAGAACAACCTCAAGGTCGGTAGGAAAAAGATCAATCTGATGTTCGTTGGAGATGGGAAGGGTAAAACTGTCATTTCTGGAGGGAAAAGCATATTTGACAACATTACTACTTTCCACACGGCGTCGTTTG ctGCGACCGGAGCTGGATTTATTGCAAGAGACATCACATTCGAAAATTGGGCCGGTCCAGCAAAGCACCAAGCAGTGGCACTCCGCATTGGAGCTGACCACGCGGTGATCTACCGATGCAATATTATCGGTTACCAAGACACACTATACGTTCATTCAAACCGCCAATTCTTTCGTGAATGCGATATCTACGGTACTGTCGATTTTATCTTCGGGAATGCAGCTGTGGTGCTACAAAACTGTAGCATCTACGCACGTAAACCCATGGATCTTCAGAAAAACACAATCACGGCTCAAAACAGAAAAGACCCGAACCAAAACACGGGAATATCGATACATGCGTCAAGGGTTTTGGCCACATCCGATCTCCAAACGACAAACGGTAGCATCCAAACGTTTCTAGGCCGACCGTGGAAGCTATTCTCTAGGACGGTGTATATGATGTCGTATATCGGTGGTCATGTACACACGAGAGGTTGGCTCGAGTGGAACACAACATTTGCTTTAGATACGTTATACTACGGAGAGTATATGAACAGTGGACCGGGGTCAGGTCTCGGGCAACGTGTGAAGTGGCCTGGGTATCGAGTCATCAATTCAACTGCCGAGGCAAACCGGTTCACGGTAGCAGAATTTATATACGGTTCGTCGTGGTTGCCTTCGACCGGAGTTTCGTTCTTGGCCGGATTAAACATATAG
- the LOC104780748 gene encoding pentatricopeptide repeat-containing protein At3g49240 isoform X1: MSISKAALLNHLQTLARSYRPRVPPQPFLAVRYMSFATQEEAAAERRRRKRRLRMEPPVNSFNRSQQQSQISRPIQNPNVPKLPDSVAAVVGKRLDLHNHILKLIRENDLEEAALYTRHSVYSNCRPTIFTVNAVLAAQLRQAKYGALLQLHGFINQAGIAPNIITYNLIFQAYLDVRKPEIALEHYKLFIENAPLNPSIATFRILVKGLVSNDNLEKAMEIKEDMGVRGFVADPVVYSYLMMGCVKNSDADGVLKLYEELKEKFGGFVEDGVVYGQLMKGYFMKGMEKEAMECYEEATGENSKVRMSAMAYNYVLEALNENGKFDEALKLFDAVKKEHNPPRRLAVNLGTFNVMVDGYCAERKFGDAVDVFRQIGDFRCSPDALSFNNLMNQLCDNGLLAEAEKLYGEMDEKKVKPDEYTFGLLMDTCFKEGKIDEGAAYYKTMVESNLRPNLDVYNRLQDQLITAGKLDDAKSFFDMMVSKLKMDDDAYKFIMRALSEAGRLDEMLKIVDEMLDDDTVRVSEEIQEFAKEELRKGGREGDLEKLIEEKERLKAEAKAKELEEAEAKKKSQQINIASLITPKVVEAKKEEAKLQWENENGGVEETDVVEIAQGVEAGGSTGQDLPSC; the protein is encoded by the exons ATGTCGATCTCCAAAGCCGCCTTACTCAACCACCTTCAAACACTAGCGAGATCCTACCGTCCACGTGTCCCGCCGCAGCCATTTCTCGCCGTCCGATACATGTCATTCGCGACCCAAGAAGAAGCCGCCGCTGAACGTCGCCGTCGTAAGCGTCGTCTTCGTATGGAGCCACCTGTTAACTCTTTCAACAGATCTCAGCAGCAATCTCAAATCTCTAGACCGATTCAGAACCCTAACGTCCCCAAATTGCCTGACTCTGTGGCTGCTGTCGTAGGGAAACGCCTCGATCTCCATAACCACATCCTGAAACTGATCCGAGAGAATGATCTTGAAGAAGCTGCTCTGTACACTCGTCACTCTGTGTATTCGAATTGCCGGCCGACGATTTTTACAGTGAACGCTGTTTTAGCGGCGCAGCTTCGGCAAGCCAAGTATGGAGCGCTTCTGCAATTGCATGGATTCATTAACCAAGCTGGTATCGCGCCTAATATCATCACTTACAATTTGATTTTCCAGGCTTATCTTGATGTTAGGAAACCTGAGATTGCGTTGGAGCATTACAAGTTGTTTATAGAGAACGCTCCGTTGAATCCTTCGATTGCTACTTTTAGGATATTGGTTAAGGGTTTAGTTAGTAATGATAATCTTGAGAAAGCTATGGAGATTAAGGAAGATATGGGTGTTAGAGGTTTTGTTGCAGACCCTGTTGTTTATAGTTATCTTATGATGGGGTGTGTGAAGAATTCTGATGCTGATGGTGTGTTGAAGCTTTATGAGGAGTTGAAGGAGAAGTTTGGTGGGTTTGTTGAGGATGGTGTGGTTTATGGGCAGTTGATGAAGGGGTATTTCATGAAGGGGATGGAAAAAGAAGCCATGGAGTGTTATGAGGAAGCTACTGGAGAGAATTCAAAGGTAAGGATGAGTGCTATGGCGTATAACTATGTGCTTGAGGCTTTGAATGAGAATGGGAAGTTTGATGAGGCCTTGAAGTTGTTTGATGCGGTGAAAAAGGAACATAACCCACCGAGGCGTTTGGCTGTAAATTTGGGAACTTTTAATGTGATGGTTGATGGGTACTGTGCAGAAAGGAAGTTTGGGGATGCTGTGGATGTTTTCAGGCAAATAGGTGATTTTAGGTGTAGTCCTGATGCTTTATCGTTCAACAATCTGATGAATCAGCTGTGCGACAACGGATTGTTGGCTGAGGCTGAGAAGCTTTATGGTGAAATGGATGAGAAAAAGGTGAAGCCTGATGAGTACACATTTGGGTTGTTAATGGATACTTGTTTCAAGGAAGGTAAGATTGATGAAGGAGCTGCGTATTACAAAACAATGGTTGAGTCAAACCTAAGACCGAACTTGGATGTGTATAACCGATTGCAAGATCAGTTGATTACAGCCGGGAAACTCGACGATGCAAAATCCTTCTTCGATATGATGGTGAGCAAACTCAAGATGGACGATGATGCTTACAAATTCATCATGAGGGCGTTAAGCGAAGCTGGTAGACTCGATGAGATGCTCAAGATTGTGGATGAGATGCTAGATGATGACACGGTCAGAGTGAGTGAGGAAATACAAGAGTTTGCGAAAGAAGAGCTGAGgaaaggaggaagagagggaGATCTGGAGAAACtaattgaagagaaagagagattgaaagCAGAGGCAAAGGCGAAAGAGTtagaagaagcagaagcaaagaagaagagtcaACAAATTAACATAGCTTCATTAATTACTCCAAAAGTAGTGgaagcaaagaaagaagag gCAAAGCTGCAATGGGAAAATGAAAATGGTGGTGTTGAAGAAACCGATGTGGTGGAGATTGCTCAAGGAGTAGAAGCAGGTGGATCAACCGGTCAGGATCTGCCTTCTTGCTGA
- the LOC104780748 gene encoding pentatricopeptide repeat-containing protein At3g49240 isoform X2, protein MSISKAALLNHLQTLARSYRPRVPPQPFLAVRYMSFATQEEAAAERRRRKRRLRMEPPVNSFNRSQQQSQISRPIQNPNVPKLPDSVAAVVGKRLDLHNHILKLIRENDLEEAALYTRHSVYSNCRPTIFTVNAVLAAQLRQAKYGALLQLHGFINQAGIAPNIITYNLIFQAYLDVRKPEIALEHYKLFIENAPLNPSIATFRILVKGLVSNDNLEKAMEIKEDMGVRGFVADPVVYSYLMMGCVKNSDADGVLKLYEELKEKFGGFVEDGVVYGQLMKGYFMKGMEKEAMECYEEATGENSKVRMSAMAYNYVLEALNENGKFDEALKLFDAVKKEHNPPRRLAVNLGTFNVMVDGYCAERKFGDAVDVFRQIGDFRCSPDALSFNNLMNQLCDNGLLAEAEKLYGEMDEKKVKPDEYTFGLLMDTCFKEGKIDEGAAYYKTMVESNLRPNLDVYNRLQDQLITAGKLDDAKSFFDMMVSKLKMDDDAYKFIMRALSEAGRLDEMLKIVDEMLDDDTVRVSEEIQEFAKEELRKGGREGDLEKLIEEKERLKAEAKAKELEEAEAKKKSQQINIASLITPKVVEAKKEEAKLQWENENGGVEETDVVEIAQGVEAGGSTGQDLPSC, encoded by the exons ATGTCGATCTCCAAAGCCGCCTTACTCAACCACCTTCAAACACTAGCGAGATCCTACCGTCCACGTGTCCCGCCGCAGCCATTTCTCGCCGTCCGATACATGTCATTCGCGACCCAAGAAGAAGCCGCCGCTGAACGTCGCCGTCGTAAGCGTCGTCTTCGTATGGAGCCACCTGTTAACTCTTTCAACAGATCTCAGCAGCAATCTCAAATCTCTAGACCGATTCAGAACCCTAACGTCCCCAAATTGCCTGACTCTGTGGCTGCTGTCGTAGGGAAACGCCTCGATCTCCATAACCACATCCTGAAACTGATCCGAGAGAATGATCTTGAAGAAGCTGCTCTGTACACTCGTCACTCTGTGTATTCGAATTGCCGGCCGACGATTTTTACAGTGAACGCTGTTTTAGCGGCGCAGCTTCGGCAAGCCAAGTATGGAGCGCTTCTGCAATTGCATGGATTCATTAACCAAGCTGGTATCGCGCCTAATATCATCACTTACAATTTGATTTTCCAGGCTTATCTTGATGTTAGGAAACCTGAGATTGCGTTGGAGCATTACAAGTTGTTTATAGAGAACGCTCCGTTGAATCCTTCGATTGCTACTTTTAGGATATTGGTTAAGGGTTTAGTTAGTAATGATAATCTTGAGAAAGCTATGGAGATTAAGGAAGATATGGGTGTTAGAGGTTTTGTTGCAGACCCTGTTGTTTATAGTTATCTTATGATGGGGTGTGTGAAGAATTCTGATGCTGATGGTGTGTTGAAGCTTTATGAGGAGTTGAAGGAGAAGTTTGGTGGGTTTGTTGAGGATGGTGTGGTTTATGGGCAGTTGATGAAGGGGTATTTCATGAAGGGGATGGAAAAAGAAGCCATGGAGTGTTATGAGGAAGCTACTGGAGAGAATTCAAAGGTAAGGATGAGTGCTATGGCGTATAACTATGTGCTTGAGGCTTTGAATGAGAATGGGAAGTTTGATGAGGCCTTGAAGTTGTTTGATGCGGTGAAAAAGGAACATAACCCACCGAGGCGTTTGGCTGTAAATTTGGGAACTTTTAATGTGATGGTTGATGGGTACTGTGCAGAAAGGAAGTTTGGGGATGCTGTGGATGTTTTCAGGCAAATAGGTGATTTTAGGTGTAGTCCTGATGCTTTATCGTTCAACAATCTGATGAATCAGCTGTGCGACAACGGATTGTTGGCTGAGGCTGAGAAGCTTTATGGTGAAATGGATGAGAAAAAGGTGAAGCCTGATGAGTACACATTTGGGTTGTTAATGGATACTTGTTTCAAGGAAGGTAAGATTGATGAAGGAGCTGCGTATTACAAAACAATGGTTGAGTCAAACCTAAGACCGAACTTGGATGTGTATAACCGATTGCAAGATCAGTTGATTACAGCCGGGAAACTCGACGATGCAAAATCCTTCTTCGATATGATGGTGAGCAAACTCAAGATGGACGATGATGCTTACAAATTCATCATGAGGGCGTTAAGCGAAGCTGGTAGACTCGATGAGATGCTCAAGATTGTGGATGAG ATGCTAGATGATGACACGGTCAGAGTGAGTGAGGAAATACAAGAGTTTGCGAAAGAAGAGCTGAGgaaaggaggaagagagggaGATCTGGAGAAACtaattgaagagaaagagagattgaaagCAGAGGCAAAGGCGAAAGAGTtagaagaagcagaagcaaagaagaagagtcaACAAATTAACATAGCTTCATTAATTACTCCAAAAGTAGTGgaagcaaagaaagaagaggCAAAGCTGCAATGGGAAAATGAAAATGGTGGTGTTGAAGAAACCGATGTGGTGGAGATTGCTCAAGGAGTAGAAGCAGGTGGATCAACCGGTCAGGATCTGCCTTCTTGCTGA
- the LOC104780748 gene encoding pentatricopeptide repeat-containing protein At3g49240 isoform X3 produces MSISKAALLNHLQTLARSYRPRVPPQPFLAVRYMSFATQEEAAAERRRRKRRLRMEPPVNSFNRSQQQSQISRPIQNPNVPKLPDSVAAVVGKRLDLHNHILKLIRENDLEEAALYTRHSVYSNCRPTIFTVNAVLAAQLRQAKYGALLQLHGFINQAGIAPNIITYNLIFQAYLDVRKPEIALEHYKLFIENAPLNPSIATFRILVKGLVSNDNLEKAMEIKEDMGVRGFVADPVVYSYLMMGCVKNSDADGVLKLYEELKEKFGGFVEDGVVYGQLMKGYFMKGMEKEAMECYEEATGENSKVRMSAMAYNYVLEALNENGKFDEALKLFDAVKKEHNPPRRLAVNLGTFNVMVDGYCAERKFGDAVDVFRQIGDFRCSPDALSFNNLMNQLCDNGLLAEAEKLYGEMDEKKVKPDEYTFGLLMDTCFKEGKIDEGAAYYKTMVESNLRPNLDVYNRLQDQLITAGKLDDAKSFFDMMVSKLKMDDDAYKFIMRALSEAGRLDEMLKIVDEMLDDDTVRVSEEIQEFAKEELRKGGREGDLEKLIEEKERLKAEAKAKELEEAEAKKKSQQINIASLITPKVVEAKKEEAKLQWENENGGVEETDVVEIAQGVEAGGSTGQDLPSC; encoded by the exons ATGTCGATCTCCAAAGCCGCCTTACTCAACCACCTTCAAACACTAGCGAGATCCTACCGTCCACGTGTCCCGCCGCAGCCATTTCTCGCCGTCCGATACATGTCATTCGCGACCCAAGAAGAAGCCGCCGCTGAACGTCGCCGTCGTAAGCGTCGTCTTCGTATGGAGCCACCTGTTAACTCTTTCAACAGATCTCAGCAGCAATCTCAAATCTCTAGACCGATTCAGAACCCTAACGTCCCCAAATTGCCTGACTCTGTGGCTGCTGTCGTAGGGAAACGCCTCGATCTCCATAACCACATCCTGAAACTGATCCGAGAGAATGATCTTGAAGAAGCTGCTCTGTACACTCGTCACTCTGTGTATTCGAATTGCCGGCCGACGATTTTTACAGTGAACGCTGTTTTAGCGGCGCAGCTTCGGCAAGCCAAGTATGGAGCGCTTCTGCAATTGCATGGATTCATTAACCAAGCTGGTATCGCGCCTAATATCATCACTTACAATTTGATTTTCCAGGCTTATCTTGATGTTAGGAAACCTGAGATTGCGTTGGAGCATTACAAGTTGTTTATAGAGAACGCTCCGTTGAATCCTTCGATTGCTACTTTTAGGATATTGGTTAAGGGTTTAGTTAGTAATGATAATCTTGAGAAAGCTATGGAGATTAAGGAAGATATGGGTGTTAGAGGTTTTGTTGCAGACCCTGTTGTTTATAGTTATCTTATGATGGGGTGTGTGAAGAATTCTGATGCTGATGGTGTGTTGAAGCTTTATGAGGAGTTGAAGGAGAAGTTTGGTGGGTTTGTTGAGGATGGTGTGGTTTATGGGCAGTTGATGAAGGGGTATTTCATGAAGGGGATGGAAAAAGAAGCCATGGAGTGTTATGAGGAAGCTACTGGAGAGAATTCAAAGGTAAGGATGAGTGCTATGGCGTATAACTATGTGCTTGAGGCTTTGAATGAGAATGGGAAGTTTGATGAGGCCTTGAAGTTGTTTGATGCGGTGAAAAAGGAACATAACCCACCGAGGCGTTTGGCTGTAAATTTGGGAACTTTTAATGTGATGGTTGATGGGTACTGTGCAGAAAGGAAGTTTGGGGATGCTGTGGATGTTTTCAGGCAAATAGGTGATTTTAGGTGTAGTCCTGATGCTTTATCGTTCAACAATCTGATGAATCAGCTGTGCGACAACGGATTGTTGGCTGAGGCTGAGAAGCTTTATGGTGAAATGGATGAGAAAAAGGTGAAGCCTGATGAGTACACATTTGGGTTGTTAATGGATACTTGTTTCAAGGAAGGTAAGATTGATGAAGGAGCTGCGTATTACAAAACAATGGTTGAGTCAAACCTAAGACCGAACTTGGATGTGTATAACCGATTGCAAGATCAGTTGATTACAGCCGGGAAACTCGACGATGCAAAATCCTTCTTCGATATGATGGTGAGCAAACTCAAGATGGACGATGATGCTTACAAATTCATCATGAGGGCGTTAAGCGAAGCTGGTAGACTCGATGAGATGCTCAAGATTGTGGATGAGATGCTAGATGATGACACGGTCAGAGTGAGTGAGGAAATACAAGAGTTTGCGAAAGAAGAGCTGAGgaaaggaggaagagagggaGATCTGGAGAAACtaattgaagagaaagagagattgaaagCAGAG GCAAAGGCGAAAGAGTtagaagaagcagaagcaaagaagaagagtcaACAAATTAACATAGCTTCATTAATTACTCCAAAAGTAGTGgaagcaaagaaagaagaggCAAAGCTGCAATGGGAAAATGAAAATGGTGGTGTTGAAGAAACCGATGTGGTGGAGATTGCTCAAGGAGTAGAAGCAGGTGGATCAACCGGTCAGGATCTGCCTTCTTGCTGA
- the LOC104780749 gene encoding protein DEFECTIVE IN MERISTEM SILENCING 3-like isoform X2, with protein sequence MYPSGHQISFQSTPSNVRDPSPMMMGSDQSSPVPRNETQNGGVGGGGIAQAEFAIFNSKRLQSDLEVMGNKIKQHEDNLKFLKAQKTKLDEAILDLQVHMSKLHSSPAPTSENSDANLQGEDINEQILRHEKSAAGVLGLVETSHGAQASQWMQTKGVVGVVAKLAKVNDENLSQILSNYLGTRSMLAVVCKNYDNVTALESYDNQGNIDRNAGLHGLGASIDRTIEDNFDVICLENLRPYVGQHIADDPQRRLDLLKPKLPNGECPPGFLGFAVNMIQIDPAYLLCVTSYGYGLRETLFYSLFSRLQVYKTRVDMISALPCISDGAVSLDGGIIRTPGIINLGNRDQVNVRFAKPIASHTMDNYNETEKKMKELKWKKDKTLEDMKREQVLREHAVLNFGKKKEEFVLCLTQSSSAN encoded by the exons ATGTATCCGTCTGGTCATCAG ATTTCGTTTCAGAGCACTCCTTCGAATGTTCGAGATCCATCACCGATGATGATGGGGTCGGACCAATCTTCACCAGTTCCAAGAAATGAAACTCAGAATGGaggagtaggaggaggaggcaTTGCTCAAGCTGAGTTTGCTATTTTCAATTCCAAGAGGCTTCAGTCTGATCTTGAAGTTATGGGTAACAAAATCAAACAGCATGAGGATAATCTCAAGTTTCTCAAGGCTCAGAAAACCAAATTGGATGAAGCAATCCTCGACTTGCAAG TTCATATGAGCAAGCTTCATTCGTCTCCTGCTCCTACAAGTGAAAACTCTGATGCCAATCTTCAAGGTGAAGATATTAATGAACAGATCCTTCGCCACGAAAAATCAGCTGCTGGAGTTTTAGGTCTAGTTGAGACTAGTCATGGCGCTCAGGCTTCTCAGTGGATGCAGACAAAAGGTGTTGTTGGTGTTGTAGCGAAACTTGCGAAGGTCAATGATGAGAACCTCAGCCA GATTCTGTCAAATTATTTAGGGACGCGCTCGATGTTGGCAGTTGTATGCAAGAATTATGACAATGTTACAGCTTTAGAGAGTTATGACAACCAAGGCAACATTGATAGAAATGCTGGCCTTCACGGACTTGGCGCTTCAATTGACAGAACGATTGAAGACAATTTTGATGTCATCTGCCTTGAGAACCTGAG GCCGTATGTTGGTCAGCACATAGCTGATGATCCGCAAAGAAGGCTTGATCTTCTGAAACCAAAATTGCCTAATGGTGAGTGTCCTCCCGGGTTTCTCGGATTTGCAGTGAATATGATACAAATCGATCCAGCGTACTTGCTCTGTGTCACATCATATGGATATGGTCTTCGTGAGACCTTGTTCTACAGTCTATTCTCCCGCCTTCAAGTTTACAAAACAAGGGTCGATATGATTAGTGCCCTCCCATGCATAAGTGATGGTGCAGTATCTTTGGATGGAGGAATCATCAGGACACCGGGGATCATCAACCTTGGAAACCG TGATCAGGTGAACGTGAGATTTGCAAAGCCAATTGCTTCACACACAATGGACAACTATAATGAgacagaaaagaaaatgaaagagcTGAAATGGAAGAAGGACAAAACGCTGGAGGACATGAAGCGAGAGCAAGTGCTCCGTGAGCATGCTGTCCTCAACTTTggcaagaagaaagaagagtttgTTCTATGCTTGACTCAGAGTTCATCGGCAAATTAG
- the LOC104780749 gene encoding protein DEFECTIVE IN MERISTEM SILENCING 3-like isoform X3 has protein sequence MYPSGHQSTPSNVRDPSPMMMGSDQSSPVPRNETQNGGVGGGGIAQAEFAIFNSKRLQSDLEVMGNKIKQHEDNLKFLKAQKTKLDEAILDLQVHMSKLHSSPAPTSENSDANLQGEDINEQILRHEKSAAGVLGLVETSHGAQASQWMQTKGVVGVVAKLAKVNDENLSQILSNYLGTRSMLAVVCKNYDNVTALESYDNQGNIDRNAGLHGLGASIDRTIEDNFDVICLENLRPYVGQHIADDPQRRLDLLKPKLPNGECPPGFLGFAVNMIQIDPAYLLCVTSYGYGLRETLFYSLFSRLQVYKTRVDMISALPCISDGAVSLDGGIIRTPGIINLGNRDQVNVRFAKPIASHTMDNYNETEKKMKELKWKKDKTLEDMKREQVLREHAVLNFGKKKEEFVLCLTQSSSAN, from the exons ATGTATCCGTCTGGTCATCAG AGCACTCCTTCGAATGTTCGAGATCCATCACCGATGATGATGGGGTCGGACCAATCTTCACCAGTTCCAAGAAATGAAACTCAGAATGGaggagtaggaggaggaggcaTTGCTCAAGCTGAGTTTGCTATTTTCAATTCCAAGAGGCTTCAGTCTGATCTTGAAGTTATGGGTAACAAAATCAAACAGCATGAGGATAATCTCAAGTTTCTCAAGGCTCAGAAAACCAAATTGGATGAAGCAATCCTCGACTTGCAAG TTCATATGAGCAAGCTTCATTCGTCTCCTGCTCCTACAAGTGAAAACTCTGATGCCAATCTTCAAGGTGAAGATATTAATGAACAGATCCTTCGCCACGAAAAATCAGCTGCTGGAGTTTTAGGTCTAGTTGAGACTAGTCATGGCGCTCAGGCTTCTCAGTGGATGCAGACAAAAGGTGTTGTTGGTGTTGTAGCGAAACTTGCGAAGGTCAATGATGAGAACCTCAGCCA GATTCTGTCAAATTATTTAGGGACGCGCTCGATGTTGGCAGTTGTATGCAAGAATTATGACAATGTTACAGCTTTAGAGAGTTATGACAACCAAGGCAACATTGATAGAAATGCTGGCCTTCACGGACTTGGCGCTTCAATTGACAGAACGATTGAAGACAATTTTGATGTCATCTGCCTTGAGAACCTGAG GCCGTATGTTGGTCAGCACATAGCTGATGATCCGCAAAGAAGGCTTGATCTTCTGAAACCAAAATTGCCTAATGGTGAGTGTCCTCCCGGGTTTCTCGGATTTGCAGTGAATATGATACAAATCGATCCAGCGTACTTGCTCTGTGTCACATCATATGGATATGGTCTTCGTGAGACCTTGTTCTACAGTCTATTCTCCCGCCTTCAAGTTTACAAAACAAGGGTCGATATGATTAGTGCCCTCCCATGCATAAGTGATGGTGCAGTATCTTTGGATGGAGGAATCATCAGGACACCGGGGATCATCAACCTTGGAAACCG TGATCAGGTGAACGTGAGATTTGCAAAGCCAATTGCTTCACACACAATGGACAACTATAATGAgacagaaaagaaaatgaaagagcTGAAATGGAAGAAGGACAAAACGCTGGAGGACATGAAGCGAGAGCAAGTGCTCCGTGAGCATGCTGTCCTCAACTTTggcaagaagaaagaagagtttgTTCTATGCTTGACTCAGAGTTCATCGGCAAATTAG